DNA from Drosophila suzukii chromosome 2R, CBGP_Dsuzu_IsoJpt1.0, whole genome shotgun sequence:
TGGTTCGCAGCACATTGAGGTTCTGGCTGTGGCTGTGGCTGTGGCCTCCGGCATTGGCATTGTTGttgccattgccattgccattgccGCCGCCGTTGCCGTTGCCGTTGCTATTGCcgttgctgctgccgccgctCTGGTTGCCGTTGCCGCTGCGCGCCGGCCGATTATCGTGCGGACTGATCAGATCAGGGTAtattttgtcggatatttagAGAACGTCCGGGGGTTTTGGGGGGTGGTGGCGAGAGAAGTGGGGCGAAAGAGAGTTCAAAAGCTGTTTAGAGTTTTTCGTAATTCCCGGGGCAAACGAGGGGACAGGCTAGATTCGGGCATCCGAAGCTCTGAATACCCTTGCAGATAAGGTAATCGGATTAAGTTCGAACTTGACAGAGCATAGTTTAGGATAGGAATAAAAAAGGTACGTTTCTATCTCCATTATAGTATAGAAATCTAAATTGATTGGTTCCTTTTTAAGCATAAAactttataatatatattcttagCGGACAAACGGAATCAATATCATAGTTTGCTACTTTTTCAAACCTTTTGTACAATTCCCTGCAAGGGTTAAGGAAGGGATCTCTATATAGTGGCGAATACTTACTGCACATCGCTCATGTGAGCCTGGTACTCCTCCTGCGTGTCCGCCAGATAGGAGCACTTGCTGCAGGCCCGCTTGTTGTGCACCTTGAGCACGTGGGTGGCCAGGCGCTCGGATCGCGCCGCCTTGTAATCGCAGAGCAGACAGACAAAGGGCTTTGTGTGCGTGTTGAGGTGCCGCTTGAGGCCCCACTTATCCGCTCCGGACCACGGGCAGTAGCAGCAGGTGAAGCGCTTCTCCCGCTTCGGTTTCAGCAGGCCAGAGTTGCTGCCACCGTTTCCGGTGCCGCCATGACTGCCACTGCTGCCGGAACTCGAACTGGCCACCGGTTGCTGCATCACGCCCACGTGCAGGGGCAAGACCACGCCGCCGCCATCGTCCAGTTTCTCCTGCTTGAGCTGGGCCAGCGGCATGTCCGTTGCCGAGGCAACCGCCTCGATCGTCTCCACGATGCTCATACTGGTCGAGGTGGGATGTCGTTGGGCCTCCAAGAAGGCGTTGTCTATGTTCACGCCTGCCGAGTTAATGGTCACGTTGCCGCGACCGCCGGAGTGATGAGATCCACTGCCCGAGGATCCGCTGCCCGAGGAGCCACTGCCCGCCGAGATATGTCGACGGGTCTTGTTGATGTCGTACTGCAGCTCGCGATGCATGCGTAGGAAGTGCTTCTTGACATGATCGGCTCGGTTGAACTGCTTGAGGCAGGCGTAGCACTGGAAGGGCTTCTCGTCCTTGTGGATGTTCTCGTGCCGAGTGTACAGATCCCGCCTGTCCGTGGAGTACGGACAGTGGGTGCAGGCGTACCGCTTCTGGATGTGCACACCATTCGCGGCAGCGGCGGctgctgccgcttgagcggcCTTCTTGCGACCGCCTCCTCCGCCGGAGGAACTGGTGCTGCCGCCACTACTGTTGCTGGGCGCTGAGGTGGGTGTGGATTGGGCCAGGTTCTGAGCCGCATTGGCCGATGTCGAGGGGCTGGCGTAGATCAACTCAGCCGCATGCTCCTGACGGTGTTTTCTAGAAGTAAATTGAAAAACTCCGGACTTAGTAACACTCTTTAACAAACATCAATCCTTTTTTAAGTAGAATAATCTGTCTGGTTTCTTACTTGGACTTGGGTGTGCTCTGATGcggctgttgttgctgctgctgctgttggttgACGTGAGCGTAGCTCTGGAGCTTTCCGCCTGAGGTCCACTGTACGAGTTGGGGTTCCGCGGCCGCTGCCGCCACCAGACCCGATCCGTCCTGCGCCCAACGCTGCTGCTGTTCGCCGGCCTTGAGCAGACCCGCCTGGCCCGCTGCGAAGCCGTTCTGCATCAGAGCCGCCAGCCCGAAGGCGGTGCTCAGGTGATCCTCGGACTTAAAGCCACCGACGGCCGCCACACTGGGTGCCGGCACCACAGTCGCCCCACTGCTGGCCGTCACCACAACGGAGTTGCCCGACTCCgcttgctgctgctgctgttgttgttgctggatTACATTGGCCTGGGTGGTGGCCACGTTGTTGCCGGAGGCGCCTGGCGCACTGGACTCGTACTCAATGCTGGGCGCTGCCGAGCGATCGAGTTGTTGCTGAAGGGAGAAGAGAAGAGGGATTTAGTAAAATAACCATTTTTGGTATGACTAAAAAGTGTAGATAAAGGTAAAATTAAGATTTTTCTTACATTTCCCCAcaaaatatttgatttaaaCATAGGTCTTAAGCTTTATGGGGACTTGTCGATAAAACCTTTGAGTTTATTTTACAATCCTTTTTTAACTTACATATACTAAAATCAATCTATACTCTTAGGAACTCTTTTAAGTGATCTAAACATAGGTCCTGAGCTTTATAGGGTAATAGGGATTTGTATTTGCTAGCTTTTGAGTTAATTTTACAAACATTTTACAATGTATCTTAAAATCATTTTATATTC
Protein-coding regions in this window:
- the chn gene encoding protein charlatan isoform X6; this encodes MATLIPVNGGHPAASGQSSNVEATYEDMFKEITRKLYGEETGNGLHTLGTPVAQVATSGPTAVPEGEQRSFTNLQQLDRSAAPSIEYESSAPGASGNNVATTQANVIQQQQQQQQQAESGNSVVVTASSGATVVPAPSVAAVGGFKSEDHLSTAFGLAALMQNGFAAGQAGLLKAGEQQQRWAQDGSGLVAAAAAEPQLVQWTSGGKLQSYAHVNQQQQQQQQPHQSTPKSKKHRQEHAAELIYASPSTSANAAQNLAQSTPTSAPSNSSGGSTSSSGGGGGRKKAAQAAAAAAAANGVHIQKRYACTHCPYSTDRRDLYTRHENIHKDEKPFQCYACLKQFNRADHVKKHFLRMHRELQYDINKTRRHISAGSGSSGSGSSGSGSHHSGGRGNVTINSAGVNIDNAFLEAQRHPTSTSMSIVETIEAVASATDMPLAQLKQEKLDDGGGVVLPLHVGVMQQPVASSSSGSSGSHGGTGNGGSNSGLLKPKREKRFTCCYCPWSGADKWGLKRHLNTHTKPFVCLLCDYKAARSERLATHVLKVHNKRACSKCSYLADTQEEYQAHMSDVHPHDNRPARSGNGNQSGGSSNGNSNGNGNGGGNGNGNGNNNANAGGHSHSHSQNLNVLRTIGNSLVANNQLNTYAGNAFG